One genomic segment of Sebastes fasciatus isolate fSebFas1 chromosome 17, fSebFas1.pri, whole genome shotgun sequence includes these proteins:
- the LOC141755034 gene encoding putative ATP-dependent RNA helicase ddx6, translating into MATARTENVGPVVMGLSKQNGQLRGQTKPASVQPAPTTQGKTLGAPQIAGGAAQDGGGIKFGDDWKKSLKLPPKDNRVKTSDVTSTKGNEFEDYCLKRELLMGIFEMGWEKPSPIQEESIPIALSGRDILARAKNGTGKSGAYLIPLLERIDLKKDHIQALVMVPTRELALQVSQISIQISKHLGGVKVMATTGGTNLRDDIMRLDETVHVVIATPGRILDLIKKGVAKVDRVQMMVMDEADKLLSQDFVVLIEDIISFLAKNRQILLYSATFPISVQKFMAKHLQKPYEINLMEELTLKGITQYYAYVTERQKVHCLNTLFSRLQINQSIIFCNSTQRVELLAKKITQLGYSCFYIHAKMMQEYRNRVFHDFRNGLCRNLVCTDLFTRGIDIQAVNVVINFDFPKNAETYLHRIGRSGRFGHLGLAINLITSEDRFNLKSIEDQLVTDIKPIPSSIDKSLYVAEFHTSGADCDVEEIEEKPGRQQDST; encoded by the exons ATGGCAACCGCCAGAACAGAAAACGTTGGCCCAGTTGTCATGGGACTGAGCAAGCAGAACGGGCAACTCAGAGGACAGACCAAACCAGCTTCAGTCCAGCCAGCACCGACAACTCAAGGAAAGACTTTGGGTGCACCCCAGATAGCAGGCGGTGCCGCTCAGGACGGAGGAGGCATCAAGTTTGGAGATGACTGGAAAAAGAGCCTAAAGCTCCCTCCCAAAGACAACAGGGTCAAAACCTCA GATGTGACGTCCACTAAGGGGAATGAATTTGAAGATTACTGTCTCAAAAGAGAACTCCTGATGGGCATCTTTGAGATGGGTTGGGAGAAACCTTCCCCTATCCAG GAGGAGAGCATTCCCATCGCCTTGTCTGGACGGGATATTCTGGCTCGGGCTAAGAACGGAACAGGAAAAAGTGGAGCCTATCTCATCCCCCTGCTGGAGAGAATAGACCTGAAAAAAGACCACATACAGG CACTTGTCATGGTGCCCACCCGTGAGCTGGCACTGCAGGTGAGCCAGATCTCCATCCAGATCAGCAAACACCTGGGGGGAGTCAAAGTCATGGCCACCACCGGGGGCACCAACCTGCGAGATGACATCATGCGTCTGGATGAGACCG TGCATGTGGTCATCGCCACGCCTGGTAGGATCCTGGACTTGATAAAGAAGGGAGTGGCAAAGGTGGATAGAGTCCAGATGATGGTGATGGATGAG GCGGATAAGCTGCTGTCTCAGGATTTTGTGGTGCTCATCGAGGATATCATCAGCTTCCTGGCCAAGAACAGGCAGATCCTGCTCTACTCTGCAACCTTCCCCATCAGTGTGCAGAAGTTCATG GCCAAGCACCTTCAGAAACCATATGAGATCAACCTGATGGAGGAGCTGACTCTGAAGGGCATTACTCAATACTACGCCTACGTCACGGAGAGGCAGAAAGTCCACTGCCTCAACACACTGTTCTCCAGG CTTCAGATCAACCAGTCGATTATCTTCTGTAACTCCACTCAGAGGGTGGAACTCTTGGCCAAGAAGATTACTCAGCTGGGCTACTCCTGCTTCTACATCCATGCCAAGATGATGCAG GAATACAGAAACCGTGTGTTCCACGACTTCAGAAATGGACTGTGCAGAAACCTGGTCTGCACTG ATCTCTTCACCAGGGGTATTGACATCCAGGCTGTCAACGTGGTCATCAACTTCGACTTCCCCAAGAATGCTGAGACTTACCTCCATCGTATTGGAAGATCAG GGAGGTTTGGTCACCTGGGCCTGGCCATCAACCTGATCACATCAGAAGACCGCTTCAACCTGAAGTCCATCGAAGACCAGCTGGTGACCGACATCAAGCCCATCCCCAGCAGCATCGACAAGAGCCTCTATGTGGCCGAGTTCCACACATCCGGCGCCGACTGTGATGTGGAGGAGATCGAGGAGAAACCAGGCCGCCAACAGGACAGCACTTAA